A single window of Gossypium arboreum isolate Shixiya-1 chromosome 13, ASM2569848v2, whole genome shotgun sequence DNA harbors:
- the LOC108464381 gene encoding probable glycosyltransferase At5g03795, with translation MGHELKSLIQLDTRKLIWLIGITFAVIVTFQYIELPYGNVLWSLFPSGKVSVDEKSSILASGPSSTESGFYFNGTNAGNETVHDDEIFEGKDIDTDVITEADVGLNKSSTFDEGTKAWKESSTAEPVELNKNSTVDKAGNETAHDDEIFEGRDIDTDVITEADVGLNKSSTFDEGTKPWKESSTAEPVELNKNSTVDNTGNETAHDDEIFEGRDIDTDVITEADVGLNKSSTFDEGTEALKESSTAELAELNKNSTVNNAESSKSEEFEKDSNITSLNNLNQTGAVNETAKADDFTPEVGLNRSSILDKELNERSNITVLDIVESSNNKSVAEDVGKSEESFASKNDTVDNNTSNNNAPDTGLGTTNITSEKGVETNISAPVVSFNSSISSVEQHVTPSFDKNEKPKPIQNDFTKPSDNSSPRKAPKMKKKPEMLPPAVTTIADMNNLLDQSRVSYESPTPKWSSRADKVLLEARLQIENAPIIKNDPQLYAPLFRNLSMFKRSYELMENTLKVYVYKEGKRPIVHTPVLRGIYASEGWFMKQLETNKKFVTKNPRDAYLFYLPFSSRMLEETLYVPDSHSHKNLIEYLKNYVDTIAAKYPFWNRTEGADHFLVACHDWAPSETRNHMANCIRALCNSDVREGYVFGKDVSLPETYVRNPQKPLRDLGGNPPSKRPILAFFAGSMHGYLRPILLEQWGNKDPDMKIFGKMPNVKGKMNYIRHMKSSKYCLCPRGYEVNSPRVVEAIFYECVPVIISDNFVPPFFEVLNWESFSVFILEKDIPNLKKILLSIPDKRYRQMQLRVKKIQQHFLWHPKPEKYDIFHMILHSVWYNRVFQMKPR, from the exons ATGGGGCATGAACTTAAATCTTTGATTCAATTGGATACCAGAAAATTGATTTGGCTTATAGGAATAACGTTTGCCGTGATTGTAACATTCCAGTATATTGAACTTCCATACGGCAACGTTTTGTGGTCATTATTTCCTTCCGGTAAGGTTTCGGTTGATGAAAAAAGTAGCATCTTAGCTAGTGGTCCGTCGTCTACTGAGTCTGGTTTCTACTTTAATGGTACAAATGCCGGTAATGAGACGGTTCACGATGATGAGATCTTCGAAGGGAAAGACATAGATACTGATGTTATAACAGAAGCAGATGTGGGGTTGAATAAATCTTCTACATTCGATGAAGGTACAAAAGCTTGGAAGGAGTCTTCTACTGCTGAACCGGTAGAGTTAAATAAGAATTCAACAGTGGACAAAGCCGGTAATGAGACAGCTCATGATGATGAGATCTTTGAAGGGAGAGACATAGATACTGATGTTATAACAGAAGCAGATGTGGGCTTGAATAAATCTTCTACATTCGATGAAGGTACCAAACCTTGGAAGGAGTCTTCAACTGCTGAACCGGTAGAGTTAAATAAGAATTCAACAGTGGACAACACCGGTAATGAGACAGCTCATGATGATGAGATCTTTGAAGGGAGAGACATAGATACTGATGTTATAACAGAAGCAGATGTGGGCTTGAATAAATCTTCTACATTCGATGAAGGTACTGAAGCTCTGAAGGAGTCTTCAACTGCTGAACTGGCAGAGTTAAATAAGAATTCGACAGTGAACAATGCTGAAAGTTCAAAATCGGAAGAATTTGAGAAGGACAGTAACATCACAAGTTTAAATAATCTGAACCAAACTGGTGCTGTTAATGAAACAGCTAAAGCAGATGATTTCACACCAGAAGTAGGCTTGAATAGGTCTTCCATATTAGATAAGGAACTCAATGAACGAAGCAACATTACCGTGTTGGACATTGTGGAAAGTTCCAATAATAAGAGTGTTGCAGAGGATGTTGGCAAAAGCGAGGAAAGTTTTGCTTCAAAGAATGATACTGTTGATAATAACACTTCAAACAACAATGCCCCAGATACAGGCCTTGGTACAACTAATATTACCTCGGAGAAAGGTGTTGAGACAAATATCAGTGCTCCTGTTGTGTCTTTCAATTCCAGTATATCTTCAGTGGAGCAACATGTGACACCAAGTTTCGACAAGAATGAAAAACCGAAACCGATTCAGAATGATTTCACCAAACCAAGTGATAATTCTTCTCCCCGTAAAGCTCCTAAGATGAAGAAAAAGCCTGAGATGCTACCACCTGCAGTAACTACAATAGCTGATATGAACAATTTGCTAGATCAGAGTCGTGTTTCATATGAATCTCCG ACACCGAAATGGTCTTCAAGAGCAGACAAAGTTCTACTAGAAGCAAGATTGCAGATCGAGAATGCACCCATTATAAAGAATGATCCACAACTTTATGCACCTCTTTTTCGGAACCTTTCTATGTTCAAAAG GAGCTATGAATTGATGGAGAACACACTCAAAGTATATGTCTACAAGGAAGGAAAAAGACCCATAGTACATACACCAGTTCTCAGGGGTATTTATGCCTCTGAAGGATGGTTCATGAAGCAACTAGAAACTAATAAAAAATTTGTCACTAAAAACCCAAGAGATGCCTATCTGTTTTACTTACCTTTCAGTTCAAGAATGTTAGAGGAAACTTTATATGTGCCTGATTCTCATAGTCATAAGAACCTTATAGAGTATTTGAAGAACTACGTTGACACGATTGCGGCAAAATATCCTTTCTGGAACAGAACTGAAGGAGCTGATCATTTTCTGGTTGCTTGCCATGACTGG GCACCATCTGAAACAAGAAATCACATGGCCAATTGCATAAGAGCCCTATGCAATTCAGATGTTAGGGAAGGTTATGTTTTTGGCAAGGACGTGTCTCTTCCCGAGACTTATGTCCGGAACCCACAGAAACCTCTTAGAGATCTCGGAGGCAACCCTCCATCTAAGAGACCGATCTTGGCTTTCTTCGCAGGAAGCATGCATGGTTATTTAAGGCCAATCCTGTTAGAGCAGTGGGGAAATAAAGACCCTGACATGAAAATCTTTGGCAAAATGCCTAATGTTAAGGGGAAAATGAACTATATTAGGCACATGAAGAGCAGCAAGTACTGCCTTTGTCCGAGAGGGTACGAAGTTAATAGTCCAAGAGTGGTAGAGGCCATCTTCTATGAATGTGTCCCAGTGATCATATCCGACAATTTCGTGCCTCCATTCTTCGAAGTTTTGAACTGGGAATCATTTTCCGTATTCATTTTAGAAAAGGATATTCCAAACTTGAAGAAGATCCTCTTGTCGATCCCCGACAAGCGGTACCGGCAGATGCAGCTGAGAGTCAAAAAGATACAGCAACATTTTCTTTGGCATCCAAAGCCTGAGAAGTATGATATATTTCATATGATTCTTCACTCAGTTTGGTACAATAGAGTTTTCCAAATGAAACCCAGGTAA